From Thermoplasmata archaeon, a single genomic window includes:
- a CDS encoding carboxypeptidase regulatory-like domain-containing protein, whose protein sequence is MKSESAPVSVLLLIHLVLILLLISLPLPASEIHIKPSATVLEGHVVNATSLVPIPTAKIHVYPGNLSAETDLNGSFSLVLSSPGNYTVNASADGYISSEETIYCAENQNTHIDILLFPLGTSFENGTIYGYVVDGMTGLPVKSANISITPGNLSTNTDSNGFYSVSARGSTYYTITANATGYYNASTFVFLGPNSSTNASFYMTPLEEKYGWIFGYIYDGANSTRIAGAEVKVFPGSNTTLSDSQGYYNFTVVGGVTYTVQAIAEGYQTGSKSVHVEASNGVRIDVPLMPVSIASARVYGYVYNTYTNEPLQSAIIVATPGNLSAVTNSSGYYYLELIPGVNYTIKCTAESYQENYTFATLSPNEERQIDFYMKPEYEKGRVYGKVLDITNQTPLAGAIVVIEVEGLTTYTNLAGEYEFLLRKGLDYRISVSCENYTSQTTTFTLNETEFRLDFYMYPRIYNLTVNITGVVRDAAGNPIENAEVILRSMDGKLLRTNYTDSSGNFRFSNLPVLLNYSITVSADGYIEKRILIKNENFTSDTYSIPPALTKLDRIQTEKSDYMPFVIASVLVTAVVSAFAVLYYAMRR, encoded by the coding sequence ATGAAGAGTGAAAGTGCTCCTGTAAGTGTTTTGCTCCTCATTCATCTAGTCTTAATACTCTTGCTCATTTCTCTACCTTTGCCTGCCAGTGAAATACATATCAAACCCTCTGCAACAGTACTCGAAGGTCATGTGGTCAACGCCACGTCTCTTGTGCCCATTCCAACTGCAAAGATACATGTGTACCCCGGAAATCTGAGTGCAGAAACCGACCTCAACGGTTCCTTCTCCCTCGTTCTCTCATCTCCTGGAAATTACACAGTGAATGCAAGTGCAGATGGCTACATTTCATCCGAGGAAACAATTTATTGTGCGGAAAATCAAAACACACACATAGACATACTTCTATTTCCGCTCGGGACCTCATTTGAGAACGGTACAATATATGGATATGTGGTTGATGGAATGACTGGACTGCCTGTGAAATCTGCAAATATTTCAATAACACCAGGAAATCTTTCCACAAACACGGATTCCAATGGATTCTATTCTGTTTCTGCAAGAGGCAGTACATACTACACAATTACTGCAAATGCTACTGGGTACTACAACGCCTCAACATTCGTGTTTCTAGGGCCTAACAGTTCCACGAATGCATCATTCTACATGACCCCTCTAGAGGAGAAGTATGGATGGATCTTTGGCTACATATATGATGGTGCTAACAGTACAAGAATTGCAGGTGCAGAGGTGAAAGTGTTTCCAGGAAGCAATACCACTCTTTCAGATTCTCAAGGTTACTATAACTTTACTGTCGTGGGTGGAGTAACTTACACTGTGCAAGCGATTGCGGAGGGATATCAAACGGGAAGCAAAAGTGTGCATGTAGAGGCATCTAATGGTGTCCGCATAGATGTTCCATTAATGCCAGTTTCAATCGCCTCTGCTAGGGTTTATGGATATGTTTACAACACATATACAAATGAACCGTTGCAATCTGCAATAATTGTAGCTACACCTGGAAACTTATCTGCGGTCACAAATTCTAGTGGATATTACTATTTGGAACTGATACCTGGAGTGAACTACACAATAAAGTGCACCGCTGAGAGTTATCAAGAGAACTACACATTCGCAACCCTCTCACCCAATGAAGAGAGGCAAATTGACTTTTATATGAAGCCCGAATATGAGAAGGGGAGGGTGTATGGAAAGGTGCTGGATATAACAAACCAAACTCCATTAGCTGGAGCCATCGTAGTTATTGAGGTAGAAGGATTAACTACCTACACGAATCTAGCAGGAGAATACGAATTTCTTCTCAGAAAGGGACTCGACTATAGAATTTCAGTTAGTTGTGAAAATTACACTTCCCAGACCACCACATTCACACTAAACGAAACCGAATTCCGGTTAGATTTTTATATGTATCCAAGAATATACAACCTTACTGTCAACATTACTGGTGTGGTGCGTGATGCGGCTGGTAACCCCATTGAAAATGCTGAAGTAATTCTTCGTTCCATGGATGGAAAATTGCTTAGAACTAATTACACAGATTCTAGCGGAAATTTTCGTTTCTCAAATCTTCCAGTGCTTTTGAATTATTCCATTACCGTTTCTGCCGATGGATATATCGAAAAGAGAATTCTAATTAAAAATGAAAATTTTACTTCTGACACTTACTCCATACCTCCAGCCCTCACGAAACTAGACCGGATACAGACCGAAAAATCAGATTATATGCCATTTGTGATCGCCAGTGTTCTAGTTACGGCTGTGGTATCCGCATTTGCAGTTCTATATTATGCTATGCGAAGATGA
- a CDS encoding fibronectin type III domain-containing protein, translated as MKWSNLWHLGIVAMLVSVAVSVIDADTPNIVRGYEESQDFVLSIAGEMDFPSLYGYGNCVCHVYTIVDTNGSACIRVTQVDISLNAIKNFSAGVVEQVNITEGTFAPAISFHNNSIYVCWAEKGAIVLSMFEGENLTGICRIENIADYYNPPTLASFGKKLMIVFLCGNQTDSANLVVANRDENGSLNVEVLDTLPLNAQSFRNPICWYDIYGNSHVMLANLSSVEHYYSNGTVWHHEKLSVRFTLASEVNARFVNNKCYIGFFGIIGQDMNAVIGTGEIASNGSIGEIETLVLSTFNTSSLTDSPSNPRVYIAPSGTKTFYISWSEGNFLGNLTGKVGRIVGDELASIVSVSSGKICGVFAELHTLHLLVIENGLLHYKIYTIHKEPIFLSIINTTQTSITLCWSPCYDEEFAWYEIHYYTGSNFTPSLVTLYATIYDNEQTMECIENLELGKMFWFLIVVRFITNETIYSNFASWETPAPVEQVNATVSNVGSDSFSLSWEQKHCKNFEVHFSTNSDFSDEIILELENTTTSYTFDSLNASTTYFVFVRSIGFYGDQADSQVITVLTRPEILDAVANVDEITIRWQKPSNNFFEKMEVYVSKMENTTFDTCSLATVIYDSSISSFTMKFEEMNTSFYFGIVVYNTFWQSAQSNIVSNSTYLPVIPGVSITKYEILNVTSVKIYFPATDYSYFSRLEVHLSLEKNFTPSEKTLLHTIYTQGETAYVIYGLTPDVDYYVRIVLVDNFGQKSISEQLKVRTTTSIECEHPEPEVPFYLYGLLLIIFFLSSTISGLYINAIQRRK; from the coding sequence ATGAAGTGGAGCAATTTGTGGCATCTGGGAATTGTGGCGATGCTGGTCTCCGTAGCTGTTAGTGTCATAGATGCCGATACTCCTAACATTGTAAGAGGTTATGAAGAAAGCCAAGATTTTGTACTCTCCATTGCGGGTGAAATGGATTTCCCATCTCTTTATGGATATGGCAATTGTGTGTGCCATGTCTATACAATAGTAGACACGAATGGCAGTGCCTGCATTAGAGTTACGCAGGTGGATATATCATTGAATGCTATCAAGAATTTTTCTGCGGGTGTTGTGGAACAAGTAAATATAACGGAAGGAACCTTCGCACCGGCTATTTCCTTTCACAACAATTCAATTTATGTATGCTGGGCTGAAAAAGGAGCAATCGTCTTATCCATGTTTGAGGGCGAGAATCTTACAGGCATCTGTAGAATAGAAAATATTGCTGACTACTACAACCCACCCACACTCGCATCATTTGGAAAAAAGTTGATGATAGTTTTTCTATGTGGAAACCAAACTGATAGTGCAAATCTCGTTGTTGCTAATAGAGACGAAAATGGGAGTTTAAATGTTGAGGTGTTAGATACACTTCCTTTAAATGCTCAAAGTTTCAGAAATCCAATTTGTTGGTATGACATTTACGGTAATTCCCATGTGATGCTTGCAAATCTCTCTTCAGTTGAACACTATTATTCGAATGGGACTGTTTGGCATCATGAAAAACTAAGTGTACGCTTTACACTTGCATCTGAGGTAAATGCTAGGTTTGTAAACAACAAGTGCTATATTGGATTTTTTGGCATAATAGGACAGGACATGAATGCAGTGATAGGGACCGGAGAGATTGCATCAAATGGAAGCATCGGAGAAATAGAAACCCTTGTGCTCTCCACATTCAACACGAGTTCCCTGACGGATAGCCCTTCTAATCCGAGAGTATACATTGCCCCCTCAGGCACAAAAACATTCTATATCTCATGGAGTGAAGGCAACTTTTTAGGTAATCTGACTGGAAAAGTAGGAAGGATTGTGGGCGATGAACTTGCCTCTATTGTTTCTGTTTCATCTGGCAAGATATGTGGTGTTTTTGCAGAACTACACACGTTGCACCTACTAGTTATCGAAAATGGCCTTTTACATTATAAAATATATACAATTCACAAGGAACCCATATTTTTGAGTATTATTAATACGACACAAACCTCAATTACACTCTGCTGGTCTCCTTGTTACGATGAAGAGTTTGCATGGTATGAAATTCATTATTATACTGGAAGTAACTTCACACCGTCCCTAGTAACACTGTATGCAACAATTTACGATAACGAGCAAACGATGGAATGCATAGAAAACCTTGAACTTGGGAAAATGTTTTGGTTTCTCATAGTTGTAAGATTCATAACAAACGAGACCATATACTCTAACTTCGCTTCCTGGGAAACACCCGCACCTGTTGAACAAGTGAATGCTACAGTTTCTAATGTGGGATCTGATAGTTTCTCTCTTTCATGGGAGCAAAAACACTGTAAGAACTTCGAAGTGCATTTCTCAACCAATTCAGATTTCAGCGACGAGATAATCCTAGAGTTGGAGAATACTACAACATCCTACACTTTCGATTCTCTTAATGCTAGCACTACGTACTTTGTATTTGTGCGGAGCATCGGTTTCTATGGAGACCAAGCGGATTCCCAGGTCATTACAGTTCTCACCCGTCCTGAGATATTAGATGCCGTGGCGAATGTAGATGAAATTACGATCAGATGGCAAAAACCATCAAATAACTTTTTTGAGAAAATGGAGGTGTATGTTTCTAAAATGGAGAACACCACTTTTGATACGTGCTCACTTGCCACTGTAATTTACGATTCATCTATTTCCAGCTTCACAATGAAATTCGAGGAGATGAATACTTCATTTTACTTTGGAATAGTTGTATACAACACATTCTGGCAGTCTGCACAATCAAACATTGTTTCCAATAGCACATATCTGCCGGTAATTCCCGGAGTTTCAATTACAAAATATGAGATATTGAATGTTACTTCTGTAAAAATTTATTTTCCTGCAACGGATTACAGCTATTTCTCCCGTCTTGAAGTTCATCTCTCGCTCGAAAAGAATTTCACACCTTCTGAAAAGACATTGCTTCACACAATATATACCCAAGGAGAAACTGCCTATGTAATTTATGGTCTAACTCCTGATGTGGACTACTATGTTCGAATAGTGTTAGTAGATAATTTTGGACAGAAGAGTATTTCTGAGCAACTGAAGGTGCGCACCACAACAAGCATTGAATGCGAACATCCAGAGCCAGAAGTTCCGTTTTATCTCTATGGGCTTCTCCTGATTATTTTCTTCCTCTCCTCTACAATTTCTGGGCTGTACATCAACGCAATCCAACGAAGAAAATGA